The Chitinophaga pinensis DSM 2588 region CCCTTTTGAATCAGCTGCCGCATCATCGCCACAGACTCATTGTCAAACATACCACCTTCCGCTACAAGAAAAAGGGTGATTTCCAGCTCCGGCTGTTCCGGTGGTGTCACAGTCAACCAACGGCCATCTTTACCCATCGGCACATCAGTGTGTACCCTAAAACCTAACTTATTGACATAAAAATCATATGCACGATCCTGATCAAGAACGTACACGCACATGTGCGTTACTTTTGTAATCATTACTTAGCGTTTTAAGCGAATTAACGACTTTTATTACATGGTGGTTTCTTCAAAATTGCTAATAAAACAACCGGGGATATATTTCAACGGCTGCTGCTGCTGTTCGGCCCGGTAAGCAATAAATGCAGTAGGCGTCATCCCAAATGCTTGTTTAAACTTACCGCTAAATGTACTAAGACTCTCAAAACCAATAGACACACACACATCAGATACTGGCATACCTCTTGTCAATAACTGCCTTGCCTTTTCCAGCCTTACAGCAATCAGGTACTGATGGGGTGTGCGGCCATACATCTTCTTAAACAACCGGATAAAATGAAATTTTGAAAAATACGCTTCATCAGAAATTTGATCAAGGTCAATAGGTTCGGCACTGTTATTATCAATAAACAACTTTGCCTGTACAATACGCTTATATAAGTAGAATCCCGGGGCCATGATTTAAAGGTACAAAAAAAGCCGTACCCTGATAGGATACGGCTTTTTAAAAATTTCATACCATCAACCTTATGGATAGATATTTGAATTACTGGAATTAGCACATAATCTGAGAAAGAAAATATCTTAAAAGTGGAAGAATCCGATTTTAAGATACTTTCTTTTATTGCCACCCGTTCCATAAAAGCTAATAGGATCATATTTTATAAAAAAATCTAAACATAAGGCGCATTACAACAGCTTGTATAATAAAAAAGAGGGTGTCTCATAAATCAATGAGGCCCCCTCTTTTAAGTTTATGAATTCAGCAATTTTTTTACCGTCTTTTTTTTGTTGCAATTCCACAAGAAGAAAATTGGTATAAGAGAGGGGAAGTATTACAATGTAAAACAAGTTCGCAGTATTCTACAAATATTTGAGATGCCGGGTGTAAAGGAGGAAAATTTTTAACGTATT contains the following coding sequences:
- a CDS encoding AraC family transcriptional regulator — its product is MFIDNNSAEPIDLDQISDEAYFSKFHFIRLFKKMYGRTPHQYLIAVRLEKARQLLTRGMPVSDVCVSIGFESLSTFSGKFKQAFGMTPTAFIAYRAEQQQQPLKYIPGCFISNFEETTM
- a CDS encoding VOC family protein, with product MITKVTHMCVYVLDQDRAYDFYVNKLGFRVHTDVPMGKDGRWLTVTPPEQPELEITLFLVAEGGMFDNESVAMMRQLIQKGTFGAAVFTCNDLMATYEEMKAKGVVFKKPPTKEFYAYEALFSDDSGNWFSLSQVDTEK